The proteins below come from a single Panicum hallii strain FIL2 chromosome 7, PHallii_v3.1, whole genome shotgun sequence genomic window:
- the LOC112899093 gene encoding acyl transferase 15-like — protein MAMSSRVTKSLPFLAAPSEATPAGALWLTSMDSALVSLPMAALLVFKHPVDQPAEILRQALSRALVPYYPIAGRLSAGAHGLSIACTGEGVVFVGASATCTLRDARLSDSRPAIPVEDLTVTYAGQYNKEPPLLLMQVTKFSCGGFVVGVTWNHVVADGVGMAQFLQAVGEFARGFSSSSVEPVRVDNFLQELPPPIITMTKSMVSRKHTDFPSSYITIPMSFINRIKDEFRRSGQQRGDQKAAAPATCTAFDVFTAAIWRSRARATIAGAASQDAPTALAFTVNVRKQAGAKDGYYGNVFAFGLAAATLREVSDGDILDLARLIKDAKVRVPYTFTDGAAYIGDEMGGRLQGLDGYDTLYVTSWWNLGLDDVDFGGGGPARVMGNMERKVVPACILCGRKDKADGVAAMAFCVKQEHEEAFHAELRRLK, from the coding sequence ATGGCAATGAGCTCTCGTGTGACCAAGTCCTTGCCTTTCCTCGCCGCCCCATCGGAGGCGACGCCGGCCGGCGCCCTCTGGCTGACCTCCATGGACAGCGCTCTGGTGTCCCTGCCCATGGCAGCACTGCTCGTCTTCAAGCACCCCGTCGATCAGCCGGCTGAGATCCTAAGGCAAGCTCTTTCCCGAGCTCTGGTTCCCTACTACCCTATCGCCGGCCGCCTCAGTGCTGGGGCGCATGGCCTGAGCATCGCGTGCACGGGTGAGGGCGTGGTGTTCGTGGGCGCGTCCGCGACATGCACCCTGCGCGACGCCAGGCTCTCCGATTCCCGTCCGGCGATCCCCGTGGAGGACCTCACCGTCACCTACGCCGGGCAGTACAACAAGGAGCCACCGTTGCTGCTTATGCAGGTGACCAAGTTCTCCTGCGGTGGCTTCGTCGTCGGGGTGACGTGGAACCACGTCGTCGCCGACGGCGTCGGGATGGCGCAGTTCTTGCAGGCCGTCGGCGAGTTCGCCCGGGGTTTCTCGTCGTCGTCCGTCGAACCGGTGAGGGTGGACAACTTCCTTCAGGAACTCCCGCCGCCGATCATCACCATGACAAAGTCGATGGTCAGCAGGAAGCACACCGACTTCCCGAGCTCCTACATCACCATCCCCATGAGCTTCATCAACCGCATCAAGGACGAGTTCCGTCGCAGCGGCCAGCAGCGGGGTGACcagaaggcggcggcgccggcgacatGCACGGCGTTCGACGTATTCACAGCCGCCATATGGAGGTCCCGTGCCCGCGCGACAATAGCCGGCGCCGCCAGCCAGGACGCTCCCACGGCGCTCGCCTTCACGGTGAACGTGAGGAAGCAGGCCGGGGCCAAGGACGGCTACTACGGCAACGTCTTCGCCTTCGGTCTCGCCGCGGCAACGCTGCGCGAGGTTTCCGACGGGGACATCCTTGACCTCGCGAGGCTGATCAAAGACGCCAAGGTGCGGGTCCCGTACACCTTCACGGACGGAGCTGCGTACATCGGTGACGAGATGGGCGGCCGGCTGCAGGGCCTGGACGGGTACGACACCCTGTACGTGACTAGCTGGTGGAATCTCGGCTTGGACGACGTTGacttcggcggcggcggtcctGCGCGCGTCATGGGGAACATGGAGCGCAAGGTGGTGCCGGCATGCATCCTGTGCGGGAGGAAGGACAAGGCCGACGGTGTCGCCGCCATGGCGTTCTGCGTCAAGCAGGAGCACGAGGAGGCCTTCCATGCAGAGTTACGCAGGCTCAAGTGA